In the genome of Telluria beijingensis, one region contains:
- a CDS encoding efflux RND transporter periplasmic adaptor subunit: MPSNIPLRQRQPAVGAALLAALLLSACAKDPKPAAPTVPEVAVLTMSTSNVALNIALPGRTAPFLLAEVRARVDGIVQERRFREGADVKQGEPLYLIDPAPYRAALASAEAELQRAQATLASNASLLKRNQVLVKENAVSKQEFENAEAAQLEAAADVAAARAAVETARINLGYTSVTAPITGRSSVSAVTQGAYVQGSAATLMTTIQQIDPMYVDLQQSSVDGLALRRELAAGRVRMDGAHAAKVSLTLEDGSTYSRQGTLEFSGVTVDQATGAVTLRARFPNPDRLLLPGMFVRASVSQGVRQAVMRVPAPAVSRTPQGTATVMVVDRENKAQVRTVRTGALVDGYWLIDEGLKEGERVVVSGTQKLRPGTVVRIGAPSAPASQAPATPARQG, translated from the coding sequence ATGCCCTCGAACATCCCCTTGCGCCAGCGCCAGCCGGCCGTTGGCGCTGCCCTGCTGGCCGCGCTGCTGCTGTCCGCCTGCGCCAAAGACCCGAAGCCCGCCGCGCCCACCGTTCCGGAGGTGGCCGTATTAACGATGAGCACGTCCAATGTCGCGCTGAACATCGCCCTGCCGGGACGCACCGCGCCCTTCCTGCTGGCCGAGGTGCGGGCGCGCGTCGACGGCATCGTGCAGGAGCGCCGGTTCAGGGAAGGGGCGGACGTGAAACAGGGCGAGCCGCTGTACCTGATCGATCCGGCGCCCTACCGCGCCGCACTGGCCAGCGCCGAGGCCGAGCTGCAGCGGGCCCAGGCCACGCTGGCCAGCAATGCCTCCCTGCTCAAGCGCAACCAGGTGCTGGTCAAGGAAAATGCGGTCAGCAAGCAGGAATTCGAGAACGCCGAAGCGGCGCAGCTGGAAGCCGCGGCCGACGTCGCCGCCGCCCGGGCCGCCGTCGAGACCGCCCGCATCAACCTCGGCTATACCAGCGTGACTGCGCCGATCACCGGCCGCAGCAGCGTCTCGGCCGTGACGCAAGGCGCCTACGTCCAGGGCAGCGCCGCCACCCTGATGACCACCATCCAGCAGATCGACCCGATGTACGTCGACCTGCAGCAGTCGAGCGTCGACGGCTTGGCCCTGCGGCGCGAACTCGCCGCCGGCCGGGTGCGCATGGATGGCGCGCATGCCGCCAAAGTGAGCCTGACGCTGGAAGACGGCAGCACCTATTCGCGCCAGGGCACGCTCGAGTTCTCCGGCGTGACGGTCGACCAGGCCACCGGCGCGGTCACCCTGCGCGCGCGCTTCCCGAATCCCGACAGGCTGCTGTTGCCCGGCATGTTCGTGCGCGCCAGCGTGAGCCAGGGCGTGCGCCAGGCCGTGATGCGGGTGCCGGCGCCGGCCGTCTCGCGCACGCCGCAGGGCACGGCCACCGTGATGGTGGTCGACCGCGAGAACAAGGCCCAGGTGCGCACGGTGCGCACCGGCGCCCTGGTCGACGGCTACTGGTTGATCGACGAGGGCCTGAAGGAAGGCGAGCGGGTGGTTGTGAGCGGCACCCAGAAGCTGCGGCCCGGCACCGTGGTCAGGATCGGCGCGCCGTCGGCGCCGGCCAGCCAGGCTCCCGCGACGCCGGCGCGCCAGGGATAG
- a CDS encoding efflux RND transporter permease subunit: MPKFFIQRPIFAIVISLLIMLAGGIALYNMPVEQYPPVSPPSVQIQADFPGASAETMQNTVIQVIEQQLTAIDNLLYMDSSSDDSGRSTTTLTFAAGTDPDIAQVQVQNQLQAAVPRLPAEVQQTGLRVTKSTSDFLMVAAFVSDDDSMTKFDIANYVSSNIQDPLSRISGVGSMNVFGTQYAMRIWLDPIKLTAYALTPLDVSNAIRAQNVQVSGGQLGGTPAVQGQSVNATITQATLLRTPEEFQRILVKVQPDGSSVRVGDVARVALGSENYHVDVRYNGKPASGLGIQLAPGANALDTAVAVRARLTELGEFFPPGLRTVYPNDVTPFIEQSISGVVHTLIEGIVLVFLVMYLFLQNFRATLIPSITVPVVLLGTFGIMSALGFTVNTLSMFGLVLSIGLLVDDAIVVVENVERVMHEDGLEPKEATVKAMGQITSALIGVALVLSAVFVPVAFSSGTVGAIYREFSLTVVASMLLSAFIALTLTPALCATMLKPVDPGHHEKKGFFGWFNRGFEKNRDRYLGGVTRILGRRTLWMVVYLAMIGIVAALFLRLPGGFLPKEDQGYMIVQVQTSAGTTQEVTGHVLDEISNYLLNDEKAMVEATMIINGAAQGQRGQNVGRMFVRLRNWDERKDDALHVSALSNRIAARYKDLQNATVVPIEPPSIRGLGSATGFTMQLQDRGGLGREALAEAREQLLALAAKEPALTRVRFTGQSDNPTYKIDIDREKAAALGVDLTLVDQTFSSAWGSRYINNFLDMDNRIKRVYIQADAQFRMNPDDIKLLHVRNAQGDMVPFSSFASARWSWGSPSMQRYNGITSAEIVGQPSPGHSTGEAMAIMTRLAAQLPQGIGFEWSGISLQESQAGAQAPLLYALSILVVFLCLAALYESWAIPISVIMVVPIGVLGALGAATAFGMENDVFFQVGLLTTIGLSAKNAILIAEFARELQMQGLGLVEAVMEASKVRLRPIIMTSMAFILGVLPLAISSGAGSGSQNALGIGVIGGMLTATFLATFMIPLFYVIVAGRAKAPVADRAQADTMPASH; this comes from the coding sequence ATGCCAAAGTTCTTCATCCAGCGCCCGATCTTCGCGATCGTCATCTCGCTGCTCATCATGCTGGCGGGCGGCATCGCCCTGTATAACATGCCGGTCGAGCAGTATCCGCCGGTGTCGCCGCCGTCGGTGCAGATCCAGGCCGACTTCCCCGGCGCCTCGGCCGAGACCATGCAGAACACCGTGATCCAGGTGATCGAGCAGCAGCTGACGGCAATCGACAACCTGCTGTACATGGATTCCTCGAGCGACGATTCGGGCCGCTCGACCACCACCCTGACCTTCGCCGCCGGCACCGATCCCGACATCGCCCAGGTGCAGGTGCAGAACCAGCTGCAGGCGGCGGTGCCGCGCCTGCCCGCCGAGGTGCAACAGACCGGCCTGCGGGTGACCAAGTCGACCAGCGACTTCCTGATGGTGGCCGCCTTCGTGTCGGACGACGACAGCATGACCAAGTTCGACATCGCCAACTACGTGTCGTCGAACATCCAGGATCCGCTCAGCCGCATCTCGGGCGTGGGCAGCATGAACGTGTTCGGCACCCAGTACGCAATGCGGATCTGGCTCGACCCGATCAAGCTGACCGCCTATGCGCTGACGCCGCTCGACGTCAGCAATGCGATCCGGGCCCAGAACGTGCAGGTCTCGGGCGGCCAACTGGGCGGCACACCCGCGGTGCAGGGCCAGTCGGTCAACGCCACCATCACCCAGGCCACGCTGCTGCGCACGCCCGAGGAATTCCAGCGCATCCTGGTCAAGGTCCAGCCGGACGGTTCGAGCGTGCGCGTGGGCGACGTGGCGCGGGTCGCCCTGGGATCGGAGAACTACCACGTCGACGTGCGCTACAACGGCAAGCCGGCGTCTGGCCTGGGCATCCAGCTGGCGCCGGGCGCCAACGCGCTCGACACCGCCGTCGCGGTGCGCGCCCGCCTGACCGAGCTGGGCGAATTCTTCCCGCCGGGCCTGCGCACCGTGTACCCGAACGACGTCACGCCCTTCATCGAGCAATCGATCAGCGGTGTGGTGCACACCCTGATCGAGGGCATCGTGCTGGTGTTCCTGGTCATGTACCTGTTCCTGCAGAACTTCCGCGCCACCCTGATCCCGTCGATCACGGTGCCGGTGGTGCTGCTGGGGACCTTCGGCATCATGTCGGCGCTCGGCTTCACCGTCAATACGCTGTCGATGTTCGGCCTGGTGCTGTCGATCGGCCTGCTGGTGGACGATGCCATCGTGGTGGTCGAGAACGTCGAGCGCGTGATGCACGAAGACGGCCTGGAGCCGAAGGAAGCGACCGTCAAGGCCATGGGCCAGATCACCAGCGCCCTGATCGGCGTGGCGCTGGTGCTGTCGGCGGTGTTCGTCCCGGTGGCCTTCTCGAGCGGCACGGTGGGCGCGATCTACCGCGAATTCTCGCTCACGGTGGTGGCCTCGATGCTGCTGTCGGCCTTCATCGCGCTGACCCTGACGCCGGCGCTGTGCGCCACCATGCTCAAGCCGGTCGACCCCGGCCACCATGAAAAGAAGGGCTTCTTCGGCTGGTTCAACCGCGGTTTCGAGAAGAACCGCGACCGCTACCTGGGCGGCGTGACCCGCATCCTGGGCCGGCGCACGCTGTGGATGGTGGTCTACCTGGCCATGATCGGCATTGTCGCGGCCCTGTTCCTGCGCCTGCCTGGCGGCTTCCTGCCCAAGGAAGACCAGGGCTACATGATCGTGCAGGTCCAGACCTCGGCCGGCACCACCCAGGAAGTCACCGGCCATGTGCTCGACGAGATCAGCAACTACCTGCTGAACGACGAGAAGGCGATGGTCGAGGCGACCATGATCATCAACGGCGCGGCCCAGGGCCAGCGCGGCCAGAACGTGGGCCGCATGTTCGTGCGCTTGCGCAACTGGGACGAGCGCAAGGACGACGCGCTGCACGTGTCGGCGCTGAGCAACCGCATCGCCGCGCGCTACAAGGACCTGCAGAACGCCACGGTGGTGCCGATCGAGCCGCCGTCGATCCGCGGCCTGGGCTCGGCCACCGGTTTCACGATGCAGCTGCAGGACCGCGGCGGCCTGGGACGCGAGGCGCTGGCCGAAGCGCGCGAGCAGCTCCTGGCGCTGGCGGCGAAAGAACCGGCGCTGACCCGGGTGCGCTTCACGGGCCAGTCCGACAATCCGACCTACAAGATCGACATCGACCGCGAGAAGGCGGCCGCGCTGGGGGTCGACCTGACCCTGGTCGACCAGACCTTCTCGAGCGCCTGGGGCTCGCGCTACATCAACAACTTCCTCGACATGGACAACCGCATCAAGCGCGTGTATATCCAGGCCGACGCCCAGTTCAGGATGAATCCGGACGACATCAAGCTGCTCCACGTGCGCAATGCGCAGGGCGACATGGTGCCGTTCTCGAGCTTCGCCAGCGCGCGCTGGTCGTGGGGATCGCCGTCGATGCAGCGCTATAACGGCATCACCTCGGCCGAGATCGTGGGCCAGCCGAGCCCCGGCCACAGCACCGGCGAGGCGATGGCCATCATGACCCGGCTGGCGGCCCAGCTGCCGCAGGGGATCGGCTTCGAATGGAGCGGCATCTCGCTGCAGGAATCGCAGGCCGGAGCCCAGGCGCCGCTGCTGTATGCGCTGTCGATCCTGGTCGTGTTCCTGTGCCTGGCCGCGCTGTACGAAAGCTGGGCGATCCCGATCTCGGTGATCATGGTGGTGCCGATCGGGGTGCTGGGCGCGCTGGGCGCGGCCACCGCCTTCGGCATGGAAAACGACGTGTTCTTCCAGGTCGGCCTGTTGACCACCATCGGCCTGTCGGCCAAGAACGCGATCCTGATCGCCGAGTTCGCGCGCGAGCTGCAGATGCAGGGCCTGGGGCTGGTCGAGGCGGTGATGGAAGCGTCCAAGGTGCGACTGCGGCCGATCATCATGACCTCGATGGCCTTCATCCTGGGCGTGCTGCCGCTGGCGATTTCCAGCGGGGCCGGTTCGGGCAGCCAGAACGCGCTGGGCATCGGCGTCATCGGCGGGATGCTGACGGCGACCTTCCTGGCGACCTTCATGATCCCGCTGTTCTACGTGATCGTCGCCGGCCGCGCCAAGGCGCCGGTGGCGGACCGGGCGCAAGCGGATACAATGCCGGCTTCCCACTGA